In a genomic window of Flavobacterium lipolyticum:
- a CDS encoding helix-turn-helix domain-containing protein, which produces MLTNVAYRNSGIPILNSGILPKNNLKLLKINTLNKFNFITFHFSFLAINYTFVRNQIVMIPYMRYNLNFLLLFTALLCAQNPKKATVGLSYKELKDTFWNNEGNKKKQFEYANAFYNKAKSENNPIEKARGAYLISLISTNEVAIKYLDSSISYSKNLNDSKYPAYAYSSKAYVLKSQSKYKEAIDNFLIAESIAKKNNPDFYYEVKFSIAVLRSEELGEISEALQLYKECFGYYKGKDVKNQKYSYAYQDVLFALADAYKALHQTDSATYYNKLGYRESKLTKDYGYNALFVLNEGANFVEKKIYKTAIDSINKALPQVIYDKDTGNTLAAYYYLGKAYDGLGKKELAVENFVKVDSIYDKTKKITPEFTSGYLYLISYFKNKKDKENQLKYLTQYMHIDSVLQTNYKELTKKLQKEYDTPNLILEKENLIRSLTNDQTKSYWSIGLLFLLVIIAISFGAYQYRIKKRQSSQFEKIMAKSTDNEIQTVEMNKKEINTAKSGVENIGINEELVEQILKKLTHFELTKGYLLSNITVQSLSDTFETNSKYVSKVVNTYKEKTFIQYINDLRIEHALESLKEDPKLQKYTIQALAIEFGFNNAESFSTAFYKKTGIKPVYFIKQLEELRKKHNHLLININQ; this is translated from the coding sequence ATGCTTACAAACGTTGCCTATCGAAATTCAGGAATCCCGATACTGAATTCAGGAATTCTGCCCAAAAACAATCTTAAACTACTAAAAATCAATACGTTAAATAAATTTAATTTTATTACGTTTCATTTTAGCTTTTTAGCAATAAACTATACTTTTGTAAGAAATCAAATAGTTATGATTCCTTATATGCGCTACAATCTTAATTTTTTATTACTCTTTACTGCTCTCTTATGTGCACAAAATCCTAAAAAAGCCACAGTAGGACTTTCTTACAAAGAACTTAAAGACACATTTTGGAATAACGAAGGAAATAAAAAAAAGCAGTTCGAGTATGCTAATGCTTTTTATAACAAAGCAAAAAGCGAAAATAATCCCATTGAAAAAGCAAGAGGTGCTTATTTGATTTCATTAATATCAACTAACGAAGTAGCAATAAAATATTTAGACAGCTCCATTTCATACAGCAAAAATTTAAACGATTCAAAGTATCCTGCTTATGCTTATTCCAGCAAAGCCTATGTATTAAAGTCTCAGTCAAAATATAAAGAAGCTATCGATAATTTCCTAATTGCAGAAAGTATTGCAAAAAAAAATAATCCCGACTTTTATTATGAAGTAAAATTTTCGATAGCGGTTTTAAGATCTGAAGAATTAGGTGAAATAAGCGAAGCATTACAACTATACAAAGAGTGTTTCGGTTATTACAAAGGAAAAGATGTGAAAAATCAAAAATATTCCTACGCCTATCAGGATGTTTTATTTGCATTAGCTGATGCTTATAAGGCTCTACATCAAACAGACTCTGCAACTTACTACAATAAATTAGGATATCGGGAATCAAAACTCACCAAAGATTATGGGTATAATGCCCTTTTTGTGTTAAATGAAGGAGCTAATTTTGTAGAAAAGAAAATATACAAAACAGCTATAGACAGTATCAATAAAGCTTTACCACAAGTAATTTACGATAAAGACACAGGAAACACTTTAGCGGCTTATTATTATTTAGGTAAGGCCTATGATGGGTTAGGAAAAAAGGAGCTGGCCGTTGAAAATTTTGTAAAAGTAGATTCCATTTATGACAAAACAAAAAAAATTACGCCAGAGTTTACAAGTGGGTATCTTTATTTGATTTCTTACTTTAAAAACAAAAAAGATAAAGAAAATCAATTAAAGTACCTTACACAATACATGCATATTGACAGTGTTCTACAAACCAATTATAAAGAACTCACTAAAAAACTGCAAAAAGAATACGATACTCCCAATTTAATTTTAGAAAAAGAGAACCTGATACGATCACTTACCAACGATCAGACCAAATCGTATTGGAGTATTGGTTTATTATTTCTATTGGTAATTATCGCAATAAGTTTTGGAGCCTATCAATATCGTATCAAAAAGAGACAGTCCTCTCAATTTGAAAAAATAATGGCCAAATCAACTGATAATGAGATACAAACCGTTGAAATGAATAAAAAAGAAATCAATACAGCTAAATCCGGAGTCGAAAATATTGGCATCAATGAAGAACTAGTTGAACAGATATTAAAAAAGCTAACTCACTTTGAACTAACCAAAGGATACTTATTATCAAACATTACCGTTCAGTCCTTATCTGATACTTTTGAAACGAATAGTAAATACGTATCTAAAGTAGTCAATACCTATAAGGAAAAAACTTTTATACAATATATTAATGATCTAAGAATCGAACATGCTTTAGAATCTTTAAAAGAAGATCCTAAATTACAGAAATACACCATTCAGGCATTAGCTATTGAGTTCGGTTTTAATAATGCGGAATCATTTTCAACTGCGTTTTATAAAAAAACCGGCATCAAACCGGTTTACTTTATCAAACAATTAGAAGAATTAAGAAAAAAACACAACCACTTATTAATCAATATTAATCAGTAG
- a CDS encoding S8 family serine peptidase, whose translation MKYIYIICSLFLILSGCKPSKITINSKKPKDSKETWYTKDYKIDTVPGISLDKWYIQNKKKPKNTVIVAVIDTQIDKNHEDLKEKIWTNTKEIPDNNLDDDHNGYVDDTQGWNFAAKKDSYVVWGNFEYIRLIREFKNKFENKTENSISKSDLSDYKEYFRAKKKLEEELSYYQNRLKSLEYSTKIFPVAKDSLKHYFPKEDYTFEQLDSLYKIYKINDKTFRQRRENDDRDLGAMIGFLMFRLESYETTLSEVIESKIQTDSIVNKNLNINFDERKFIGDNPNILDKGYGSKYISISKAGHRSFQDHNTKVSGIIAADRNNNLGIKGIAENVKIMPLTISYSGDEHDKDIAMAIYYAVDNGAKVINMSFIKEFSLRQKWVTEAFKYAEKHNVLLVHIAGNDASDVDKNPAYPSDVNFDGTPEICHNFINVGSTTNKLNENFVSVFSNYGKYNVDLFAPGNEIYTTAAGNTYKFDSGTSLAAPMVSGTAALMWSYYPKLTAAEVKQIILDSGTAYDIEVIVPGTEDKKLPFSQLSKSGKVLNVYNAMKLAEKISKNKK comes from the coding sequence ATGAAATATATATATATCATCTGTTCTCTTTTTCTTATATTATCTGGATGTAAACCTTCAAAAATTACGATCAATTCGAAAAAACCAAAAGATTCGAAAGAAACTTGGTACACCAAAGATTATAAAATAGATACTGTACCTGGAATTTCGCTAGATAAATGGTACATTCAAAATAAAAAGAAACCTAAAAATACAGTTATCGTTGCTGTAATTGATACACAGATTGACAAGAATCATGAGGATTTGAAAGAAAAAATTTGGACAAATACAAAAGAAATACCCGACAATAACCTTGACGACGACCATAATGGATACGTAGACGATACGCAGGGGTGGAATTTTGCTGCAAAAAAAGACAGTTATGTTGTTTGGGGAAATTTTGAATATATCAGGTTAATAAGAGAATTTAAAAACAAGTTCGAAAATAAGACAGAAAACAGCATTTCAAAAAGTGACTTATCTGATTATAAAGAATATTTTCGGGCGAAAAAAAAGTTGGAAGAAGAATTGAGTTATTATCAAAATAGATTAAAATCTTTAGAATATAGTACTAAAATTTTTCCCGTTGCGAAAGACAGCTTGAAACACTATTTTCCAAAAGAGGATTATACTTTTGAACAACTGGACAGTTTGTACAAGATTTATAAAATAAATGATAAAACCTTTCGCCAGCGAAGAGAAAATGATGACCGAGATCTGGGAGCAATGATTGGTTTTCTGATGTTTAGACTGGAGTCATATGAAACTACATTATCCGAGGTTATCGAGAGTAAAATACAAACCGATTCCATTGTTAATAAAAATCTGAATATCAATTTTGATGAAAGAAAGTTTATTGGAGACAATCCAAACATATTAGATAAAGGCTATGGTAGCAAGTATATAAGCATTTCTAAAGCAGGACACAGATCTTTTCAGGATCATAATACAAAAGTTTCAGGGATTATTGCCGCTGACAGAAACAACAATCTGGGAATTAAAGGGATTGCAGAAAATGTAAAAATTATGCCACTTACTATTTCTTATTCGGGAGATGAACACGATAAAGATATTGCAATGGCTATCTATTATGCTGTTGACAATGGTGCAAAAGTGATAAATATGTCTTTTATAAAAGAATTTTCGTTAAGGCAAAAATGGGTCACTGAAGCTTTTAAATATGCTGAAAAACATAATGTTTTACTGGTACATATTGCCGGAAATGACGCTTCTGATGTTGATAAAAATCCTGCTTATCCTAGTGATGTTAATTTTGATGGCACGCCTGAAATTTGTCATAACTTCATTAATGTAGGCTCCACAACAAATAAGTTAAATGAGAATTTTGTTTCTGTTTTTTCTAATTACGGTAAGTATAATGTTGATCTCTTTGCTCCCGGAAACGAAATTTACACCACTGCAGCTGGCAATACCTATAAATTTGATTCAGGGACTTCATTAGCAGCTCCAATGGTTTCAGGAACAGCAGCACTTATGTGGTCCTATTATCCTAAACTTACTGCTGCTGAGGTAAAACAAATTATACTAGATTCGGGAACGGCTTATGATATCGAAGTTATTGTTCCTGGTACAGAAGACAAAAAACTTCCTTTTTCACAATTGTCTAAATCAGGTAAGGTTTTAAATGTTTACAATGCTATGAAACTTGCTGAAAAAATCAGTAAAAACAAAAAATGA
- a CDS encoding S8 family serine peptidase: MKKKQIASEGTLVKVYLFLGLLLFLIGCKSKQNLSASTINSIRTELTSSELKNWYQKDYALDGVPGISLDKWYNQNKKNPKNTIIVAVIDTQIDKNHEDLKDKIWFNAKEIPDNGIDDDHNGYIDDVNGWNFTSNKNGDYIVWGNFEYVRLIREWGNLFKNKTLDQIKSDDLPKYREYLRALKIYEGEKSDYQNWLQASKYSVNMFPIVKDSLKHYFPNEDYSYKQLDSLYKIHKINDKTFRQRREDNDRDLGAMIGFMKTRFEYGEETLEKMKETEREVDSVTNKNLNLDYNERLLIGDNPNVLEKGYGSGRISILKNGFKNIQGHSTKISGIIAANRDNHKGVKGFSQNIKIMPLAISFSGDEHDKDIAMAIYYAVDNGAKVINMSFGKEFSIHQNWVSDAFKYAEKRNVLLVHSSGNNSFDTDKNPYYPSDSNFEETSEICNNFINVGSISSRLDSTFVSSISNYGKLNVDLFAPGEEIYTTAKNNNYESDSGTSIAAPMISGTAALIWSYYPKLTAAEVKQIILDSGTAYDIEVIVPGTEDKKVPFSELSKSGKVLNVYNAMKLAEKVSKKKK, translated from the coding sequence ATGAAGAAAAAGCAAATTGCTAGTGAGGGAACATTAGTAAAAGTATACCTTTTTTTGGGTTTACTATTATTTTTAATTGGCTGTAAAAGCAAACAAAATTTAAGTGCTTCTACAATTAATTCTATTAGAACAGAATTAACATCTTCAGAACTTAAAAACTGGTATCAAAAAGATTATGCTTTAGATGGAGTTCCCGGAATTTCACTAGATAAATGGTACAATCAAAATAAGAAGAATCCTAAAAATACAATTATCGTTGCTGTAATTGATACACAGATTGATAAAAATCATGAGGATTTAAAAGATAAAATTTGGTTTAATGCAAAAGAAATTCCAGATAATGGAATAGATGACGACCATAATGGATACATTGATGATGTAAACGGCTGGAATTTTACCTCAAATAAAAATGGGGATTATATTGTTTGGGGAAATTTTGAATATGTCAGACTGATTAGAGAATGGGGAAATTTATTCAAAAATAAAACCTTGGATCAAATTAAATCTGATGATTTGCCAAAATACAGAGAATATCTTAGAGCTTTAAAAATCTATGAAGGAGAAAAATCTGACTATCAAAATTGGTTACAAGCTTCAAAGTATAGCGTAAACATGTTTCCGATTGTAAAAGATAGCTTAAAACACTATTTCCCAAATGAAGATTATAGCTATAAGCAACTAGACAGTTTATATAAGATACATAAAATAAATGACAAAACCTTTAGACAAAGAAGAGAAGATAATGATCGGGATTTAGGTGCAATGATCGGTTTTATGAAAACTAGATTTGAATATGGTGAAGAAACCCTTGAAAAGATGAAGGAAACGGAAAGGGAAGTTGATTCAGTTACAAATAAAAATTTAAACTTAGACTATAATGAAAGATTATTAATAGGAGATAATCCTAATGTACTTGAAAAAGGATATGGCTCCGGTCGTATTAGTATTCTTAAAAATGGCTTTAAGAATATCCAAGGGCATTCTACTAAAATATCAGGAATCATAGCTGCCAATAGAGATAATCATAAAGGCGTAAAAGGTTTTTCTCAAAATATCAAAATTATGCCTCTTGCTATTTCTTTTTCAGGAGATGAACATGACAAAGACATTGCTATGGCTATTTATTATGCAGTCGATAATGGAGCAAAAGTAATCAATATGTCATTCGGAAAAGAATTCTCTATCCATCAAAACTGGGTTTCAGATGCTTTTAAATACGCTGAAAAACGTAATGTGTTACTGGTCCATAGTTCAGGGAATAATTCTTTTGATACAGATAAAAATCCATATTACCCAAGTGACAGTAATTTTGAAGAAACTTCTGAAATTTGCAATAATTTTATAAATGTTGGTTCAATATCTTCACGATTAGATAGCACATTCGTATCTTCCATTTCAAATTATGGTAAATTAAATGTAGATTTATTTGCGCCTGGAGAAGAAATTTACACTACTGCTAAGAATAATAATTATGAATCTGATTCAGGGACTTCTATAGCTGCTCCCATGATTTCAGGAACTGCAGCTCTTATTTGGTCCTATTATCCTAAACTTACTGCTGCTGAGGTAAAACAAATCATACTAGATTCGGGAACAGCTTATGATATCGAAGTTATTGTTCCTGGTACAGAAGACAAAAAAGTTCCTTTTTCAGAATTGTCGAAATCAGGTAAGGTTTTAAATGTTTACAATGCTATGAAACTTGCTGAAAAAGTCAGCAAAAAGAAAAAATGA
- a CDS encoding lantibiotic dehydratase family protein has protein sequence MTSNFKIASFDAYVLRTPLFPLSLYLSTVEHYSAEKAKLQYQNPLIREAIHLASPDLTKELDKWMKTDSNLSVEKAKKLELTFLKYLARMSSRCTPFGLFSGCSVGRTAAETKIILEDTDRFERFTQFDMQFWVMLLQEISQKKDVIPHLKYYPNNSIYKIGDFYRYIEYKSIETKREHSISALRVATLLTELLDSIQQGMTVEEMVTFLSDDEDEKQEAHEYVLKLIDFQFLVSELDAVVTGIDNGERILDVLKKIPALENEYQMLEKILEELLSLDKKIVPTEKTYQKIKNNIKRFEIDFDEKYLFQTDLNSSTSVNTLNKNVSQKVLRAVEFLNGIQMKEKFQNQESFKKAFTQRYESRVMPLTTVLDTEIGIGYLQNQEMNDSHEVLEFLSLKSKETENQNELWTSYDYILQKKIQECLIKGGTEISLTEKDFPNFNTDFSNAPATFSVLFEVLNEEKIVIESSGNVSAAKLLGRFCNGNASIHKLTREIIEKEEVFHANRIMAEVVHVPESRTGNILRRPVLRKHEISYLAKSGVPENDTIPLNDLWISIENDTIILFSKKHQKKIIPCLSNAHNFSKNSLPLYHFLCDLQSQHTKPIYSFDWGVLRNHYIYFPRVLYRDIILSKAKWIVVKEEIMRFSKMNDKQLLEGFLKWRSQRNIPRYVNWANHDHTLLFDFETQIGVELFLNSVKNKDKITLEEFLFTKKSVVQNQNTAGYCNQFILSFYKE, from the coding sequence ATGACATCGAATTTCAAGATAGCATCCTTTGATGCTTATGTATTAAGAACTCCCTTATTTCCATTGTCTTTATACCTCAGCACAGTGGAACATTATTCGGCTGAAAAAGCAAAACTACAATATCAAAATCCACTCATTCGGGAAGCTATTCATTTAGCTTCTCCGGATTTGACAAAAGAATTGGATAAATGGATGAAAACCGATTCAAACCTGTCTGTTGAAAAGGCTAAAAAGTTAGAACTAACATTCTTAAAATATTTGGCCAGAATGTCCTCCAGGTGTACTCCTTTTGGGCTTTTTTCGGGCTGTTCCGTGGGGAGAACAGCTGCTGAAACGAAAATTATTCTGGAAGATACAGACAGGTTTGAACGTTTTACTCAATTTGATATGCAATTCTGGGTAATGCTGCTTCAGGAAATTTCCCAAAAAAAAGACGTAATTCCACATTTGAAATATTACCCTAACAATAGTATTTACAAAATTGGAGATTTTTATCGTTACATCGAATACAAAAGTATAGAGACAAAGCGGGAACACAGTATTTCGGCCTTACGGGTAGCTACCCTACTAACAGAACTGCTTGACTCCATACAACAAGGGATGACTGTTGAAGAAATGGTCACGTTTTTATCGGATGACGAAGATGAAAAACAAGAAGCTCATGAATATGTTTTAAAACTTATTGATTTTCAGTTTTTGGTAAGTGAATTGGATGCTGTTGTTACAGGAATTGACAACGGGGAAAGGATTTTAGATGTTTTGAAAAAAATTCCGGCTCTGGAGAACGAATATCAAATGTTAGAAAAAATTCTGGAAGAGCTTCTTTCCTTAGATAAAAAAATTGTTCCTACTGAAAAGACCTATCAGAAAATTAAAAACAATATAAAACGTTTTGAAATTGACTTTGATGAAAAGTATCTTTTTCAAACCGATCTAAATTCAAGTACCTCAGTAAATACTTTAAACAAAAATGTTTCCCAAAAAGTATTAAGGGCCGTTGAGTTTTTGAATGGTATTCAAATGAAAGAGAAGTTTCAGAATCAGGAAAGTTTCAAAAAAGCATTTACTCAAAGATACGAAAGCAGAGTAATGCCATTGACAACCGTTTTGGATACCGAAATTGGAATTGGTTATCTGCAGAATCAAGAAATGAATGACAGTCATGAGGTTTTAGAGTTTCTTTCTCTTAAGTCTAAAGAAACGGAGAACCAAAACGAACTTTGGACATCTTATGATTATATTCTTCAGAAAAAGATACAAGAGTGCCTGATAAAAGGAGGGACAGAAATTTCATTAACGGAGAAAGATTTTCCCAACTTCAATACTGATTTTAGTAACGCTCCGGCCACATTTTCTGTACTATTTGAAGTTTTAAATGAGGAAAAAATTGTAATTGAATCTTCCGGAAATGTAAGCGCAGCCAAACTATTAGGACGATTCTGCAACGGTAATGCATCCATCCATAAACTAACCAGGGAAATCATAGAAAAAGAAGAGGTTTTTCATGCCAATCGGATAATGGCAGAGGTGGTACATGTTCCTGAATCCAGAACGGGAAATATTTTACGCAGGCCTGTTTTACGAAAACATGAAATCAGCTATTTAGCAAAATCCGGAGTGCCCGAAAATGATACCATTCCTTTAAATGATCTGTGGATTTCTATAGAAAATGATACCATAATTCTGTTTTCTAAAAAGCACCAGAAAAAGATCATTCCCTGTTTGTCAAACGCTCATAATTTTTCTAAAAATTCGCTGCCACTTTATCATTTTTTATGTGATTTACAGTCTCAGCATACCAAACCGATTTATTCTTTTGATTGGGGAGTCTTAAGAAATCATTACATCTATTTTCCAAGAGTACTGTATCGCGATATCATTTTATCAAAAGCCAAGTGGATTGTAGTAAAAGAAGAAATTATGCGTTTTTCAAAAATGAACGATAAACAGCTTTTGGAAGGTTTTTTAAAATGGCGTTCCCAAAGGAATATTCCCCGTTATGTCAATTGGGCTAATCATGACCATACACTTTTGTTTGATTTTGAAACCCAAATAGGAGTTGAACTATTTTTAAATTCAGTCAAAAATAAAGACAAAATCACTTTGGAAGAATTCCTGTTTACGAAAAAATCTGTCGTACAAAATCAAAATACAGCTGGTTATTGCAATCAATTTATACTATCATTTTACAAAGAATAA
- a CDS encoding thiopeptide-type bacteriocin biosynthesis protein, whose product MQRNSCLGSQWLYYKIYTGVKTADYILIEKLAPVITYLEKKKKIQKWFFIRYRDPEEHLRIRFLIDDAENMTALINSFYPIFKELLDENIIWKIQTDTYQREIERYGKKTIYDSEFLFWKDSKMILSYLSLKTSFLAKETSICFSLLMVDSFLNSFRLSNSEKLTLMDKLQIAFKEEFEIGKIQKKEMDIHYRSLYPQIKLFLEAENQDNFPEIFSIVNRKSNLIEKKVFEIIDKIQIPIDDFLSSHIHMMINRQYTSKQRTYELVVYDHLYRYYKTLCYKK is encoded by the coding sequence ATGCAGAGAAATTCTTGTTTAGGCAGTCAGTGGTTGTATTATAAAATTTATACCGGTGTAAAAACAGCTGATTATATTTTAATTGAAAAATTAGCCCCTGTTATAACCTACTTAGAAAAAAAGAAAAAAATCCAAAAGTGGTTTTTTATTCGATATCGGGATCCTGAGGAACATCTGCGAATTCGTTTTTTAATAGACGACGCTGAAAATATGACCGCACTCATCAATTCATTTTATCCTATTTTTAAAGAACTTCTGGATGAAAATATAATTTGGAAAATCCAAACCGATACCTATCAAAGAGAAATTGAACGGTATGGTAAAAAGACCATCTATGATTCTGAATTTCTATTCTGGAAAGACAGTAAAATGATTTTAAGCTATCTGAGTCTGAAAACTTCTTTCCTGGCAAAAGAAACGTCTATTTGTTTTAGCCTTTTGATGGTTGATTCTTTCCTTAATTCGTTCAGGCTGTCAAATTCGGAAAAATTAACTTTAATGGATAAACTTCAAATTGCTTTTAAAGAAGAATTTGAAATAGGTAAAATTCAGAAAAAGGAAATGGATATCCATTACCGATCACTGTATCCGCAAATCAAACTTTTTCTGGAAGCTGAAAATCAGGATAATTTTCCTGAAATCTTTTCTATTGTCAATAGAAAATCAAATCTTATCGAGAAAAAGGTTTTTGAAATAATCGATAAAATTCAAATTCCCATAGATGATTTTTTATCGAGCCATATTCATATGATGATTAACAGGCAATATACTTCTAAACAAAGAACCTATGAGCTTGTTGTCTACGACCATTTGTATCGCTATTATAAAACTTTATGTTACAAAAAGTAA
- a CDS encoding Na+/H+ antiporter codes for MENITVIIMLLFGVAFLSLVSKKYNFPIPIVLVLCGVVISIIPGLPVIALSPEVVFIIFLPPLLYHAAWYTSWSDFKQTIRPITLAAVGLVLFTTVAVAFAAHMLIDDISWPLAFLLGAIVSPPDAVSATSITKGLGLHPRLIAILEGESLVNDASGLVAYKYALTAITAGNFVLWQAGLNFVVMSVAGIAIGLAVGYIMCYIHKRFVCDEVIEATLTLLTPFASYLIAEHFECSGVLAVVATGLYLSARSGTIFTHESRIMAGTIWSVLTNILNGLIFILIGLQLRQIITGIGDYSGWSLFVWGASISVVVILVRFLWVVPATLLPRMLSKRIRLKEEFDYRNMIIFGWSGMRGVVSMAAALALPLMMNKTTEFPLRNLIIYLVFCVILSTLVIQGLTLPWLIKKLKVQPYSILAEEYEIRNTIVSQTITHIEDNFSLLNDDLLHNIKSKYEVKFNRLQKTELPANFFGKGKVLGGEIFNDFTKLQIDLLNIERDKLELMHKTGSVHEEIFRKIEKELDLEETRLWMEMYEE; via the coding sequence ATGGAAAATATTACTGTAATCATCATGTTGCTATTTGGAGTCGCTTTTTTGAGTCTCGTTAGTAAAAAGTACAACTTTCCAATTCCGATTGTACTGGTGCTTTGTGGTGTGGTGATTAGTATTATACCCGGGCTTCCGGTAATTGCTTTGAGCCCTGAGGTGGTTTTTATTATCTTCTTGCCACCGCTTTTATACCACGCCGCCTGGTACACAAGCTGGTCCGATTTTAAACAAACAATTCGTCCCATCACTCTGGCAGCTGTTGGTTTAGTACTTTTTACTACAGTAGCGGTAGCCTTTGCAGCTCATATGCTCATTGATGATATTTCCTGGCCTTTAGCCTTTCTTTTGGGGGCGATAGTTTCACCGCCGGATGCCGTTTCTGCGACTTCCATTACTAAAGGATTGGGTTTACATCCCAGGTTGATTGCAATTCTAGAAGGGGAAAGTCTGGTGAATGATGCCAGCGGTTTGGTAGCGTACAAATACGCATTAACCGCCATTACAGCCGGTAATTTTGTGCTATGGCAGGCTGGATTAAACTTTGTTGTGATGTCGGTAGCGGGAATCGCAATCGGTTTGGCTGTGGGGTATATCATGTGTTATATTCACAAAAGATTTGTCTGTGATGAGGTGATCGAAGCTACTTTGACTTTGCTAACGCCTTTTGCCTCTTATTTAATAGCAGAGCATTTTGAATGTTCGGGAGTTTTGGCCGTAGTCGCTACCGGACTTTATTTGTCAGCCCGATCCGGAACTATTTTTACGCATGAAAGCCGAATTATGGCCGGAACGATTTGGAGTGTTTTGACCAATATTTTAAATGGTTTGATCTTTATCCTAATCGGACTTCAGCTGAGACAAATTATTACCGGAATTGGAGATTACTCCGGTTGGTCCTTGTTTGTTTGGGGGGCTTCGATAAGTGTAGTGGTGATTTTGGTTCGGTTTTTATGGGTGGTTCCGGCAACTTTGCTTCCGAGAATGCTCAGTAAAAGAATCCGTCTGAAAGAAGAATTTGATTATCGCAACATGATTATTTTCGGCTGGTCCGGAATGCGAGGGGTAGTATCCATGGCGGCCGCGCTGGCTTTACCGTTAATGATGAATAAAACAACCGAATTCCCCTTGCGAAACCTCATCATTTATTTGGTATTTTGTGTGATACTTTCCACTTTGGTCATTCAGGGACTTACTTTACCGTGGCTGATTAAAAAGTTAAAAGTGCAGCCCTATTCGATTCTTGCCGAAGAATATGAAATCCGAAATACCATCGTTTCGCAAACCATAACGCATATCGAGGATAATTTTTCGTTACTCAACGATGATTTATTGCACAACATAAAAAGTAAATATGAAGTCAAATTCAATCGTCTTCAAAAAACGGAGCTCCCAGCCAATTTCTTCGGAAAAGGAAAAGTTTTGGGAGGGGAGATTTTCAATGATTTTACTAAACTGCAGATCGATCTTTTAAACATAGAACGTGATAAACTCGAATTGATGCACAAAACAGGCTCTGTTCACGAAGAGATTTTCAGGAAAATTGAAAAGGAACTGGATTTGGAAGAGACCCGTTTGTGGATGGAGATGTATGAAGAGTGA